The Hyalangium minutum DNA segment CTCGGGGAGCCGCTCGCGCAGCAGGCCCGGCACCAGCATGAGCTGGTAGTCGTGGACCCAGATGGTGTCTCCGGGCTGGTAGTGGCGCGCGACCAGCTCGGCGAAGCGCTCGTTGGCCTTGGCGTAGGCGTCCCAGTCCCGGTGGTGCCGCGGCATGCGGTCCAGCAGGTAGTGGCACAGCGGCCAGAGGACACGGTTGGAGTAGCCCTCGTAGAAGCGCGCCACCTCGCTGGGGCTGAGGTACAGCGGCACGCAGCGCAGCGCGGCGAGCTGGGACTCGACCTCGGCGCGCTGGGGGCTCGACAGACGGGAGACATCCCCAGGCCAGCCAATCCACAGGCCGCCCGAGCGCTCATGCGGCCCGCTCAGGCCTGTGGCCAGGCCGCCCGCGCTGCGGACCACGGAGACGTGCTCCTTCTCGGCCTTGACGGTGACGGGGAGACGATTGGAGACCAAGAGGAGTCGCGACATAGGCAACCCTCCACTTAGTCAGAGGGACGCGCCATGGCTACCGAAGAAGGTGTCACGGTGCCTCGTGGCGAACCTTCGCTCGTCCTGGAGGCCCACCCCAGCCGGGCCAGGAGTGCCGGGTCCCGGCTCGGCTTCCAGACGAAGGCATCCAGCAGATAATGGGTGGCCTGGGGGAGTGCCAACAGCGGCACCACGAGGGCCAGCAGGTCCGGTTCCAGGGTGAAGCCACTCGCGCCGAAGAGGACGGGGCGGTCGTGCCAGACGAGCCGGTCCCACAGCAGCTCCTCGCCGAAGGCCAGGGCGGCCAGGAACAGGAGGAAGGCGGGCAGGCCTGCGCGCACCAACGGAGCCAGCGGGCCGTATCCCCCCTCGGCGTAGCGGCCGCGGGCGTAGCGGAACAGAAGCGCGAAGTACGGCACACCGTGGAGGACGACGTTCATCACCGTGAAGGTGAAGTCATCCTGGGCCAGGACGATGCCGCCGAACCACGTCACCCACGTGGCAAGCACGAGGAGCACCTTGCCGACCTGAAGCCCCTCGCCACGGATGACGCGCACGGCCTGGAAGAGAACCCATGCGGCCAGCACCAGTCCGTGAACGGTGAGCGCCACCGTGCCGGCCCACTCGGGAAGCCCGGAGAGAAAGTCGTTCTCCACGAACCACCAGAAGGCGCGCGGGAGGTGGGCATGCCACCAGACGACCGGGCCAAGCGTGGCGGCGTAAACGGCAGCGGCGTCCAGGCGCCGCTCGAGTTCCGAGATGCGAGCCTTGCGATCGTAGAGTGCCACCCAGCCGTACTGCTGGCGCACGAAGTGGAAGAGGGCCACGTAGGCGAACAGCCGCCAGAAGGTACCGGGCGAGGCCATGTGGGCCAGGACGCCGATGACGTAGGCGGCGAGCGGGGCGGCGACGTACAGCGCGGGCCGCTGGCGCAGCTCCTCGACGTCCAAGTAGGTGCGAAACACGGTGGACCAGACGTGGGCCACGTCCACGCAGACGACGAGCAGCACCCAAGCCCACAGGGGCGTGTCTCCCGCGGCACCGAGCCACGGCGCGGCGAGCACCACGGCCACGGACACGAGCGCGGCCCCCGCGAACACGGTGAGGTCCACTCCGCGGCTGAACAGCCAACTCTGGGCCGGGGCGATGAGGCGAGCCATCCACGCCCGAGGCTATCAGGCCCCCGGCCTCTCTGCCCTGGGACTCCGCCCGCCTGCACTGCGGGCGCCCGGGCTCCCGCTCAGGGCTCGCCCGCAGACGGGAAACCCCGCGCCTTGGCATGAAGGTCCCTTGGAGGAATCGCACGCTTCCGGCAGCATCTGCAGGCATCGTGGCTATGCCTTCCCGCTCCCACCGGCTTATCCGGGCAACGCTGCTCTTCCTCCCGCTGGTGCTGGGTGGGTGCCAGCAGCGCGCGGCGCCTTCACCCGCTCCTGTTCCCGGGGAAGGTTTCGTTCCTGATAGCGGGAGCGCCGCCCCCTTGGCGGCAGCGCGAGAACTGCCGCTCCTCGATGAGCACGTGTTCGAGCTGGCCGGCCCGATCGATGTCGAGAATCACTACCCAGCGACAGTCATGGTCGCCACCTCCGTCGGGTCCACCGTTCTTCGGTGCAGTGGGGCCGTCATCCATCCCCGCATGGTGCTCACTGCGGGCCACTGTGTCTGCGGGCGCCACGAAAACTCCTCGACGGGAGGACCTGTCCGGACCTTCATCGACAGCTCGGCATGCGCGCCTTCCTCGACCGTCACCACGGTCGTCTACCACCCCCCTCGCGAGATGGACTCAGATCGCCGAGGGACCTCTGGAAAGATCTTTCCTCATCCCGCCCTTCATATTGCCCTCGGAGTTCAGGACGAGGTGCTCTCCAGCACAGCGGACCTCGCTCTCATCCTCTTGGAGGAACCACTCACGGGAGCCTTCCGCCCTGTTCCACTGGCCGCGAAGGAAGTGGAGCTCAACGACTTCGTGACCATCGTCGGCTACGGCTACGACGAGATCGCGGACGGGTTCAACGGAGACCGCCGCTTCAGCAAAAACAAGGTCAAGGAATTCGCCTCCGCTGGCCAGGGAAGAGTCCTCATTGAACAGCCAGGGCGTCAGGCCTACCGGCTGGACAGTGGAGGCCCCTGTCTTCGCGAGGGTCCTCAGGGCGCCACCCTGGCCGGAGTGTCGAGCCGGCACCTGGGCCAGGGCGCCGCCTTCACGAGCGTTGTCCCCTATCGAACCTGGCTGCACACACAAATGCAGCGCCTGGACACGTTGCGCTGACCCGCGAGGAGGCTCCCGTGATCACGCCCCAGCAACACCCGACTGCTGTCTCGAGGTGGCTCACTCTCATGCTGCTCGTGAGTGCTGGGTGCTCCGCGCAAGCTCCCGCCCTCGGCACGTATCGCCGGGAGTGGAGAGCGGACGGTGTCCCGCCCCAAGGCATGCATCTGGTCCTGACGGAGAGCGAACTGGACGTCGAGAACCGCTATCCCTCCACCGTGCTGGTCAGAGTCCCGCTGGAGCGGGGTGGCTCGAGAACCTGCAGTGGGGTGCTCATTGATCCTCGGCTTGCCCTCACCGCAGCCCATTGTGTCTGTGGGATTCCCAGGGTTGGGCAACGAACGGGCCAGGACAAAACGCGTCTTGGAACCTCCGCCAGTGGCGGCACCCTGATGGACAGTTCCACGTGCACGGCCTCGGCCACAGTGATGACGGTCGTCTACAAGCAGGCGTCGAAGACAGACTCAGACCACAGGGGGCGGACTGGGAAGGTTCGGGCCCACCGTGACTTCAGGATTGTCCTGGATGAGCAAGGGCAGGTGCTGGTGAACGAAGCGGATCTCGCGGTCATCGCCCTGGACGAGCCGTTCAGCGAACAAGAGGCTCCACCTGCAGCTCTGGCGGATCGTGCAGTCAGCCTCCGGGAGCAGGTCATCCTGGTGGGCTTCGGAAATGACAGCCGCACCAATGGCTATAGCGGGGAGCGCCGCTCCGGGCAGAACACGGTCGCGGCGTTGGAAACGGTCGGAAAAACGTTCCTCGTGGGCCAGAAGGGCTCTCACACCCTGGGAGGAGACAGCGGTGGCCCCTGCTTCCGCGACGGCATGCTCGTGGGCATCGCAACCACTTCCTCCACTCCGCCCGTGGAGTTTTCGGAGTTCACGAGCACGCACTTTTATCGGGACTGGTTGAAGGCAGAGATCGCCAACGCCAGGAAGCTGCGCCCTGCCACGACTTCGGGTGTGCCTTAAGCGATGAGGCCCACCTTATCCCTCCCTTCTCCTCCCGCCCGCTTCCGGCGACGGCTGCTGGCCGTGATGCTGGCAGCGGGACTCGTGCCGCTCGTGCTCATGGGGCTGCTCGCCCAGAGCGCCCTGGAGCGGCTGCTCTCCGTGTCCGTGTCCCCCGTGGAGCGCGTCCTCGAGGACGTGTCCGCCGACCTGGAGCGCCAAGGGCTCTCGCAGGCCTCGCTCGATGAGGCCCGGCTCAACCTCGCTCAGGCGGAGCTGGCCCGAAGGGCGCTCGTTCGCCGCGTGCCCATGTTCATCACCGCGCTGGTGGTCGGCGCGACCGCCGTGCTCGCCCTCGCTGCGGTGTTGCTCGGCCGCGCCCTCTCCCGGCCCGTCACCACCCTCACCCAGGGCATGACGGCCTATGCGCGTGGAGATCTCTCCGTGCGCCTCCCCGCCCCCGAGCACCCGCGAGACGAGTTCCAGTTCCTCTTCGCTGGCTTCAACCGAATGGGCCAGGAGCTCCTCGCCCAGCGCGAGCGCCTCAAGGCCGCCGAACAGATCGCCGCGTGGCAGGACATCGCCCGCGCCCTGGCCCACGAGCTGAAGAACCCGCTCACTGCAATGAAGCTTTCGCTCGCGCGTCTCTCCCGGACGGATGCCTCCTCCCCTCCCGATTCCACCCGCATCTCCGAGGCCGTAGCGCTCCTCCAAGAGGAAGTGGAGCTGCTCATGCGCATGACCCAGAGCTTCTCCGCCTTCGCTCGCCTGCCAGCGCCGCGCTTCCAGCCCGTGGCCCTGCGCCCGCTGCTCGCCGAAGTCTGCACGCTCTACCAGGGCGCCTCGCCCGTCCCAGTGGAGCTGGCTCCCGGATCCGAGCCCACCCTCCACGCGGACCCCGACGGCCTGCGCCGCCTCTTCGGCAACCTCGTGAAGAACGCCACCGAGGCCTCCTCTCCCGGCGTACCACCGGTCCACCTGTCCGTGGAATCCCGACCGGACTCCGTGCGAATCACCATCCGTGATGGCGGCGCGGGCATCCCCGCCGTGCTGGAGGGTGCCGCCCTCACCCGAGGTCTCTTCAGCACCAAGCCCGGGGGCAGCGGGCTCGGCCTGCCCATCGCGCAGAAGATCGCCCATGAACACGGGGGCTCCTTGCGCCTGGAACCCGCGCCCGGTGGCGGTACGCTAGCGCTCGTGGATCTCCCCCTCGCCCCGTCCGCGACATGAAGCCTGGACCTCGCATCCTCCTCGTCGATGACGACCCTGGGGTCCTCAAGGGTCTCCGAGGGCTGCTCTCGGACGAGGGCTTCCAGCCCGTGGAGGCCCGCTCCGCCGCCGAGGCCTCGCGCCTGCTCGACGCCCCCGAGGGCCCGCCGGAGCTCATGCTCCTGGACCTGCGCATGCCTGGCGAGACGGGCCTGGAGTTCCTCGCGCGCCTGCCCCGCCCCCTGCCCGCGCCCGTGGTGGTGCTGTCCGGCGAAGCCTCCCCCGCCGAGGCCGTGCAGGCCCTGAAGCTGGGCGCCACGGACTTCGTGGAGAAGCCGCCCTCCCCCGAGCGCCTCCTCACCGCGCTGCGCAATGCGCTCGCCCTGGGTGCGCTGCAGGAGGAGCGTCAGCGGCTGCTGGAGGACCTGGCCCGCCCCGGGCACCTCGTGGGCGAGAGCCCCGCCATGGAGCACCTGCGCCACCTCATCTCCCGCGTGGGCCCGAGCGATGCCGCCGTCCTCATCACCGGCGAGACGGGCACGGGCAAGGAGCGCGTCGCCCGGGCGCTCCACTTGGCCTCGGGGCGCAAGGGACGCTTCGTGGCCATCAACTGCGCGGCCATCCCCGCCACCCTGCTGGAGAGTGAACTGTTCGGCCACGAGAAGGGCGCCTTCTCCGGAGCCACCGCGCGCAGGCCCGGCCGCTTCGAGCAGGCCCAGGGCGGCACGCTCTTCCTCGATGAGCTGGGGGATATGCCGCTGGAGCTTCAGGCCAAGTTGCTGCGCGCCCTGGAGACCAAGGAAGTAGAGCGGCTGGGCAGCACAGGGCCCATCGCAGTAGACGTCCGTATCCTCGCGGCCACGCACCAGGACCTGGCCCGCGCGGTGAAGGAGGGGCGCTTCCGGCAGGACCTCTTCTTCCGGCTCAACGTCATGCCGCTCGCCGTGCCGCCCCTGCGCGAGCGCCCCGAGGATCTTCTCCCGCTGGCCCGCGCCTTCGCCGCCGAGATCGCCGGGCCGCACGTCCCGTTCATGGTAGCGCCGGGAGCCGAGGCCCTCCTGCGCGCCTACCGCTGGCCCGGCAACGTCCGCGAGCTGCGCAACGTCATCGAGCGCCTGAACCTCCTGCGGGGCGACGGCCCACTCACCCTAACGGCCGACGCGGTGGAAGGAGCAGCGCCCCAAGCGCCTCGGGCGGCCCGCCCCACGCTGGGACAGAAGGCCTACCGCGAGCACGTGGAGGACTTCGAGCGGGAGCTCATCCGCGCCGCGCTGGAGGAGGGCGGGAGCATCGCGGGGGCAGCGCGCCTGCTCCAGGTCGACCGGGGCAACCTCTACCGCCGCATCAAGGCGCTCGGCCTCCCGATGCCATGAGGGCGATGTCACCCTCACATCGCGCCGTCACATCCGGATGTGGAAATGACATCCGCGTGTCCCGACCCACCTCGTCATTCCAAGTACTTACGGCACGCCAGAGCTTGGAACAGCGCGTGCTCTGCAGACCCGGCATGAACCGCTTCCTCCTGTTCCTCACGTGCCTCCTCCCACTCGTCGCCAGTGCCCAGGGAGCACCACTCGATGGGGGCACTCCTGTGGCGCCCCCGCCCTCTGCCCCGGCTGAGAGCGCCGGTGTTCCCGATGCCGGCTCCCCACCCGATGCGGGCGCCGCGCCCACGCTGAAGGTGGACACGTGCCGCGACACCGACGACGGCTCGGAGGCCGTGCCCTCCACACTTGGCAACCTCCAGCTCCGCATCGATGGGCAGGCACAGACGCTCGCGGGCATCGAGTGGAAGGGCCTCCAGCACCTCACGGTGGACCAGGTGCGAGTGCTCGGTCGCCTGCCGGAGGCGGGCCCACTCACCGTGGATCAGGCCACCCGAGGCCTGCGCCACCTCGCACGCACGGAGCTCTTCGCGGCCCTCACGCCTACGTTGAGGCTCACGGAGGGCGCGGCGCCGACATTAGAAGTCCTCGTCGAGGAGCACCCCTTCGTCTCCTCCGTCTCCTTCCAGGGCCTGCAGGACGTGACGCCCCGGGAGCTGCGCGAGGACCTGTTCCGCCCGGCGGCCTGGGAGACCGTGCGCAGAGACGATGACGAGGTGGTGGCCACGCTGCGCATCAATGATGAGCGCTTGAGCCTCACGGTCCAGCCCACCACCCCGCTGTGTCCGCCGCTGCGTCCGCCACGAGAGTGGCTCGCGCGCCTGGACAGCCGGGGAGACCTCCAGCCCGGCATCGTGTCCGGGGGGCTGCGGGCGGCGCTGGAGCGCGCGCTCGAGGGTCTGCGCAATGACGGCTACCTCCTGGCCCGCCTCACCGCGACCCTGCACCCGGATGGCCGTCTGGAAGTGGAGGTCGACGAGGGCCACATCGAGGGCGTGGACGTGGAAGGGGTGGATGCGGATCAAGCGCCGCGAGTCCGGGAGGCGCTGGGGATCCAGGCGGGGGACATCTTCCTGCGCAGCGACATGTCCCGCGCGGTGGCGCGCCTGGAGGAGAAGCTGACGTACCTCCGAGTCCGTGGCGTGGAGCGCCAGGCCCCGGACGCCCAGGTGCTCGAGGAGCGGAGCGAGGACGGCACCCGGCGCTACCGCACCGAGCTCAAGGAGACGCAGAAGCCTCGGCGCGAGCGCCGCCGCGAGCACATCGAGCTCTCCTGGGACAGCATGTTCGAGGGCTGGTGGGGCGACGACGAGGAGCACGAGAAGAACGCGGGGCTCGGCCTTCGAGGCCGCAGGGTGGTGGTGAGCGTGAGCCCGCGCCGGCCGGACTTCGATTGGGGCCTGCTGCCCATCCACACCCAGGTGACGGGACTGGCACCGGGGCTCGAGGGCAAGCTGCGCGTGTGGGACCCGGGAGACCGGGCGCACCTGACGCTGGAGACGGCGTTCTTCATCCCGCTGCGCCTCGGGGGCCAGCGCATCCCGGACGATCCCGAGCAGACGCGCCGCCAGCGCCGGCTCAACTGGCTGCTCGGGGCGAAGGTGCGGGTGCCTTCGCTGGGGCTCGCGGAGCTGGGCGGACAGCTTTACGACTTCACGGACACGCTGGACCGGTGGCGGATCGGACTGATCGACTCGTCCATCTACTCCGCGCTGATCAACCGGCCGGACACGGACTACTTCCGCCGCAAGGGCGCCTCGGCTTTCGCGACGTGGCGGCTGGGAAACCGCTGGCTCGTGGGAGGCGAGTACCGGAGGGACTCCTATGCCTCGATGGTGAGCCTGACGGGGCCGCTGTCCATCTTCCGGCGGGACTCCCCTCCCTTCCCGAACGCGCCCGTCACGGAGGCTCGCTCCGGCTCGGTGATCGGCCGGCTCGAGTACGCGAGCGACGGACGGACGCGCGAGGAGCCTGGCTCGCTCTTCCGGAGCCCGGAGCTGCCGCTGCTCTCGGTGGACGATGACTGGCCGTCGCGCCTCGTGCTGCGGAGCTTCGCGACGCTGGAGGTGGCGCGTCCCGCGTTCGGCGGGGATGAAGGCACAGCCTTCTGGAAGCTGGTGAGCGACACGCTGCTCTACGTGCCCACGCGCCGGGACGACGTGCTGCGCGTGCGCCTGCGCGCGGCGGGAGGCGAGGATCTGCCTCTGCAGAAGCAGGAGGGCCTGGGCGGGTGGAGCGCGCTGCGGGGCTACGGCTTCAAGGAGTTCCGGGGCGACGCCTCGGTGCTGGCGAGCGCCGAGTACCGATGGGGGTTCTTCGGGGCCTTCGTGGACATGGGCTCGGTGCGGCAGGAGACGGGCTGGACGGACGCGAGGCTGGGCGTGGGGGTGAACCTGCACTTCGGAGACGAGGTGGAGCTGACCACGGCGTGGCGCACGGACGAGCGGGCATCGTGGATACCGGAGGCGAGGCTGCTCTTCACCCGGCCCTTCTGACGCGCATGAGACGGCTCGGAGCACAGGCACGAGGACTCCGCGCGGCGCTGGTCGCCGCGGTGGGGCTGCTCGCGCCCAGAGTGTGGGCGGAGGAGGCCCGTGCACAGTGCACAGCGACACTGAGCGGGCGGCGCGTGGTGGTGCGGCCCGAGGCCCATACCTTCCTGACGCCGGAGCTGGATCGGCTGCTGCGGCTAGGGCTGGCGGGGCGGCTGGAGGTGGAGCTGACGCTGCTGCGCCGCCGCAAGCTGTGGTTCGACGAGCAGGTGGACTCGGCGAAGCTGACGCAGGTGCTCTCGTTCTCGAAGGGCGAGTACCTGCTGGACGGGCGAGCCCTGCCGCCGGGGGCATCGGTGCTGGAGCTGGAGCGCACCGCATGGACCTTGAAGGATTCACCCCAGAGCAGTGACTCCTTGGTGGTGCAGGTGGACGTGCGGCTGCAAGTGGTGACGGCGGCGAGCCTGGGCAAGGTGGCCACGTGGCTCACTCAGGGCGAGTCCATGGGGGAAGAGCGCTCGGCGGTCTCCCGCAACCTGCTGCGCACAGTGGCCGAGGACCTGACCCGGGGGGCCTCGGGCCGCTGCGATGTCAGCCCAGCCCAGTAAAACCAGTCTTCCGTGACAAAGCGCAATCCCTGCGTCTGTCACCGAGGAGAAACCACCATGAGTCATCTCACTGCGACCGGCGCTCCGGGGCTGGTGTCGCCGCTGCCGCAGCGTGAGTCCCGGCTCACCCTGGCACTGAACGGCCTGCTGTCCTGGGTGAAGGGCCGGCGCCTGCTGGGCACCCGCCCTCCCGAGAGTGAGGGTTCGGAATTACGCACCTTGAGAGCAAAGCCGCTGATGGCAGCGGCCTGGTACGGCTCGCTTGGTCCGGGGCCAATGTGCCTGCCGGGCCAGCCGGCGATGAGCTTCGATCCCGGTTACCGGGACTGAGGTGCTGCCTCCGGAGGCGAGTCGAAGAACAGCTTCGCCTTCCGGAGCCGGACTTGGAGCACCTGTCCTGCGCGTACCTCCAGAGGAGGCCCTACTACGCGCAGGAGCGAGTCCCCCACGGGGAAGCGGTACTCCGCCGCATGTCCGAGGAACAGGCGTGCGGAGAGGGGAAGCGGCGTTCCTTCCGCGCCGATTTCGACATCCTCGGGGCGGAACATGAGCGAGCCGGGGCCGGTGCTGCCGCGCAGCTCTTCGGGGAGCGGGAACACGATGTCCCGGCCCGAGCAGTGAAACGCCCCATCCCGGGCCTCACCGGCGAAGACATTCGCGCCGCCGACGAACGCCGCGACAAAAGGCGTCAGCGGTTCCCGGTAGAGACGCTCCGGAGTATCCACCTGCTCGATGACGCCCCGGTTCATCACGGCGATGCGATCCGAGAGCGCGAGCGCCTCACCTTGATCATGGGTGACGAAGACCATCGTCGTGCCCAGGCGGGCTCGCAGGGTGGCAATCTCCGCGCGCAGTTCCTCGCGGAGCGCGGCATCCAAGTTGGACAGGGGCTCATCCAGCAGGAGCACGCGAGGGCTGGAGACGAGCGCCCGGGCGAGCGCGACGCGCTGGAGCTGCCCACCGGACAGCTCATGCGGCATGCGCGCGGCATAGGACTCGAGCCTTACCCAGCGCAGCGCCTCGCGGACGCGCTCGGCGATCTCCTGCCTGGGAAGGCGGCGCAGCGCGAGGGGATAGGCCACATTCGCCTCGACCGAGCGGTGGGGCCACACGGCATAGCTCTGGAAGACCATGCCCAGCCCGCGCTTCTCGGGAGGCACACGGACGCCAGGACCCGCGACCGTCTCACCGCCGATGCGGATGACACCGGCGTCCGGGTGCTCCAGGCCTGCGAGCATCCGCAACGTCGTGGTCTTCCCACAGCCAGAGGGCCCCAGGAGCGAGACGAACTCCCCCTCGCGCACCTCGAGCGAGAGGCCCCGGACCACGGGCGTGGTGCCGAACGACTTGGCCAATCCTTCCAGAACAATGGCCGCCATCACCGTGCCTCCACGGCCCGCCGCCTTGCGAGCGACAGCAATCCCTGCCCCAGCAGCACGAGCACCACGAACGCGCAGGCGAGCACCGAGGCCGCAGCAGGGTCCGCATAGCTCTGCAGTTCGAACAGGAGCGTGCCCAGCACCTGAGAGCCCGCCGGAACGAGGAGAACGGACATGGTGATCTCCGTGGCACAGGAGAGGAAGGCCAGCACGAACGCGGCAAAGAGCGCGGGCCGCAGCAGGGGCAACGGCGCATCAATGAAGGCGCGCAGCGGCCCTGCCCCACTCACCCGAGCGGCCTCCGCGAGCGTGGGATCAATCTGAGCCAGCGCCTCCGAGCTGTTCCGCGTCCCCAGCGCCAGGTACTTCCCGGCATAGGCGACGAGCAACAGCCAGGGCGTGTGCGCCAGCGCCAGGACGAAGGCAATCCGATCCAAGAGGATGAACCGCAACTCACGGGAGAACGCGAGGAGCAGCGCAATCGCCAGCACCGTCCCCGGCACAGCGTAGGGCCATACCGCGAGCGCCTCGATGCCCGCTCCGAGCCGGCGGAACTGCCGCTGGAGCACAGCGCTCGCCAGTCCGAAACCGCAGACCAGCAGGCCCGCTCCCGCCGCCAGCAGAAGACTCCGCCCCAGAGCGTGCAGCGTGCGGGCCTCGAAGAGCACACCTGACCAGTTCTTGAGCGTGAAGCTCTCCCACGTCAGCGCGGCGCCGAAGCTCCGCTGGACGGACGTCAAGGCCACGGCGCCGAGCGGAAGCAGCACGAGGAGCAAAGCCGCCATTCCCACAGCCGCGGTGGCGGCAATCCGGGCCCGCCCAAGCGGAAAGGGCCGGGGCGAGACGCCCTTGCCAGCACTCAAGCGGA contains these protein-coding regions:
- a CDS encoding DUF4390 domain-containing protein, which translates into the protein MRRLGAQARGLRAALVAAVGLLAPRVWAEEARAQCTATLSGRRVVVRPEAHTFLTPELDRLLRLGLAGRLEVELTLLRRRKLWFDEQVDSAKLTQVLSFSKGEYLLDGRALPPGASVLELERTAWTLKDSPQSSDSLVVQVDVRLQVVTAASLGKVATWLTQGESMGEERSAVSRNLLRTVAEDLTRGASGRCDVSPAQ
- a CDS encoding trypsin-like serine protease, which codes for MHLVLTESELDVENRYPSTVLVRVPLERGGSRTCSGVLIDPRLALTAAHCVCGIPRVGQRTGQDKTRLGTSASGGTLMDSSTCTASATVMTVVYKQASKTDSDHRGRTGKVRAHRDFRIVLDEQGQVLVNEADLAVIALDEPFSEQEAPPAALADRAVSLREQVILVGFGNDSRTNGYSGERRSGQNTVAALETVGKTFLVGQKGSHTLGGDSGGPCFRDGMLVGIATTSSTPPVEFSEFTSTHFYRDWLKAEIANARKLRPATTSGVP
- a CDS encoding sigma-54-dependent transcriptional regulator — its product is MKPGPRILLVDDDPGVLKGLRGLLSDEGFQPVEARSAAEASRLLDAPEGPPELMLLDLRMPGETGLEFLARLPRPLPAPVVVLSGEASPAEAVQALKLGATDFVEKPPSPERLLTALRNALALGALQEERQRLLEDLARPGHLVGESPAMEHLRHLISRVGPSDAAVLITGETGTGKERVARALHLASGRKGRFVAINCAAIPATLLESELFGHEKGAFSGATARRPGRFEQAQGGTLFLDELGDMPLELQAKLLRALETKEVERLGSTGPIAVDVRILAATHQDLARAVKEGRFRQDLFFRLNVMPLAVPPLRERPEDLLPLARAFAAEIAGPHVPFMVAPGAEALLRAYRWPGNVRELRNVIERLNLLRGDGPLTLTADAVEGAAPQAPRAARPTLGQKAYREHVEDFERELIRAALEEGGSIAGAARLLQVDRGNLYRRIKALGLPMP
- a CDS encoding ABC transporter permease, which produces MSHRKTASRWLGLGAWLGPVLFFALGPVAVLLLHSAGELGGVALSTLSGEAGALVNTLVTALGAAAFALALGAPLALLLFRTDLPFRGAFAVLFTLPSAIPPFIWGMGWISLASPRAGYLNRLLGEGVLNIYGAGGIAFVEGLAGLPLVLLAGAAALRRVDPALEEAARVCGASPLRALLAATVPLTMPSLLSGAVMVFLMAVSAFGVPYILGVSATPPTRVLTTRIYELVLLGGEGSLARAVVLATVLLLLTPVALWVTWALGRSGRVRLSAGKGVSPRPFPLGRARIAATAAVGMAALLLVLLPLGAVALTSVQRSFGAALTWESFTLKNWSGVLFEARTLHALGRSLLLAAGAGLLVCGFGLASAVLQRQFRRLGAGIEALAVWPYAVPGTVLAIALLLAFSRELRFILLDRIAFVLALAHTPWLLLVAYAGKYLALGTRNSSEALAQIDPTLAEAARVSGAGPLRAFIDAPLPLLRPALFAAFVLAFLSCATEITMSVLLVPAGSQVLGTLLFELQSYADPAAASVLACAFVVLVLLGQGLLSLARRRAVEAR
- a CDS encoding trypsin-like serine protease → MAAARELPLLDEHVFELAGPIDVENHYPATVMVATSVGSTVLRCSGAVIHPRMVLTAGHCVCGRHENSSTGGPVRTFIDSSACAPSSTVTTVVYHPPREMDSDRRGTSGKIFPHPALHIALGVQDEVLSSTADLALILLEEPLTGAFRPVPLAAKEVELNDFVTIVGYGYDEIADGFNGDRRFSKNKVKEFASAGQGRVLIEQPGRQAYRLDSGGPCLREGPQGATLAGVSSRHLGQGAAFTSVVPYRTWLHTQMQRLDTLR
- a CDS encoding sensor histidine kinase; protein product: MLAAGLVPLVLMGLLAQSALERLLSVSVSPVERVLEDVSADLERQGLSQASLDEARLNLAQAELARRALVRRVPMFITALVVGATAVLALAAVLLGRALSRPVTTLTQGMTAYARGDLSVRLPAPEHPRDEFQFLFAGFNRMGQELLAQRERLKAAEQIAAWQDIARALAHELKNPLTAMKLSLARLSRTDASSPPDSTRISEAVALLQEEVELLMRMTQSFSAFARLPAPRFQPVALRPLLAEVCTLYQGASPVPVELAPGSEPTLHADPDGLRRLFGNLVKNATEASSPGVPPVHLSVESRPDSVRITIRDGGAGIPAVLEGAALTRGLFSTKPGGSGLGLPIAQKIAHEHGGSLRLEPAPGGGTLALVDLPLAPSAT
- a CDS encoding ABC transporter ATP-binding protein; translated protein: MAAIVLEGLAKSFGTTPVVRGLSLEVREGEFVSLLGPSGCGKTTTLRMLAGLEHPDAGVIRIGGETVAGPGVRVPPEKRGLGMVFQSYAVWPHRSVEANVAYPLALRRLPRQEIAERVREALRWVRLESYAARMPHELSGGQLQRVALARALVSSPRVLLLDEPLSNLDAALREELRAEIATLRARLGTTMVFVTHDQGEALALSDRIAVMNRGVIEQVDTPERLYREPLTPFVAAFVGGANVFAGEARDGAFHCSGRDIVFPLPEELRGSTGPGSLMFRPEDVEIGAEGTPLPLSARLFLGHAAEYRFPVGDSLLRVVGPPLEVRAGQVLQVRLRKAKLFFDSPPEAAPQSR